From the genome of Eucalyptus grandis isolate ANBG69807.140 chromosome 2, ASM1654582v1, whole genome shotgun sequence, one region includes:
- the LOC104433231 gene encoding dynein light chain 1, cytoplasmic: MAGRAEEELERRSKFLSSLIQKKKAVEEQDQHDRLNVRVRASDMPVPLQNKAFRCARDHLDAMRGGKLDSKRIALALKKEFDCSYGPAWHCIVGTSFGSYVTHSLGGFLYFSIDKVYILLFKTAVEPLDH, translated from the exons ATGGCGGGGAGAGCGGAGGAGGAGCTGGAGCGGAGGAGCAAGTTCCTGAGCAGCCTGATACAGAAGAAGAAGGCGGTAGAGGAGCAGGACCAGCACGATCGGCTCAACGTCCGCGTGCGGGCCTCGGACATGCCCGTCCCCCTGCAGAACAAGGCCTTCCGCTGCGCTCGCGATCACCTCGACGCCATGCGCGGCGGCAAGCTCGACAGCAAGCGAATCGCTCTCGCGCTtaagaag GAGTTTGACTGTTCATACGGTCCAGCTTGGCACTGCATCGTGGGAACTAGCTTCGGATCTTATGTCACGCACTCACTTGGAGGCTTCTTGTACTTCTCAATCGATAAGGTTTACATCCTTCTCTTCAAGACAGCAGTTGAGCCCTTGGACCACTGA